In Setaria italica strain Yugu1 chromosome IX, Setaria_italica_v2.0, whole genome shotgun sequence, the genomic stretch AGTGCTTAGTGCTAAAGCTGCACAGCTGTTTATTATAATAGTATCTTCGCACTATCTATATAGCATGAGACTAGCCTTGCAACCAGAATTTCTTATCACTAACAAAAGAAGTTCTATGCTTGCTGTTAAGTAGAGTGATTTAACATTTTTTTGTCTGCTTCTTTGAACAGCATGACTGTTTACTTCTTTGCAAAGGAAGAGCTCAACTGCAATTTAACAGCGGTTAAAGAAGACCTTATTAAGCCTGTTACTGTTAGCTTCAAAGAGGGTCTTGGTCAGAAATTCAGGCAACCTTCTGGGACAGGAATTGACTTTTCAGTGTTTGAGGAATCTGATTTATTAAAACAGGGGGAAATGGATGTATATCCACTTGCAGTTAAAGCTGAAACAGCATTATCTGTTGATCCACCATTGGAAGGGGAAGACCAAAAGATGAAAACTCCTAACTCACAGATCACACAGGCTGTGTTtgagaagaaagaaaatggagAGTATCAAGTTCGAGTTGTTTGTCAGATCCTGTGGGTGAATGGGACTAGGTATGAACTGCAAGAAATATATGGAATAGGGAACTCTATGGAAGGTGATACTGATGCAAATGATCCAGGGAAAGAATGTGTTATTTGCCTCTCTGAGCCAAGGGATACTACTGTCCTCCCATGTAGGCATATGGTAAGACTGCACTTTATTAGAAGTAGTGATGATCTGTGCTTGAAGTACAAATTGATCTAAGCTTTTGGTATAGTATTCTAGACTAAAAAAACCATAACATCACAGAGTTATGTTTCGATTATATACGCTTCCCAGATTCCCAACTATGTGATGATCTTCAGTATCCGTATTCAGACTCAGTCCAGAAATTGCAACTTCCATTTCCTTTGAACTGATATGCTTCCCAGGTTCCAACTATATGATGATTCTCAGTATCCGTTTCTTAGTCCAGAAAAGTGcaacttcaattttttttgaattgatATTATGCTGCATTAGCATATGTGCTAAGCCATGAcatttttctcctctctttgtTACAGTGCATGTGCAGTGAGTGCGCCAAGGTCCTACGGTACCAAACCACTCGGTGCCCCATCTGCAGGCAGCCTGTTGAGCGTCTCCTCGAGATCAAAGTCAGCAACAGATCTGAAGATCAGCAGCAGGCACCCCAATCACCGCCGCGCCCACCCCCAACCCCGCAGCAGGAAGACGTGCACCCATGATCAGAGTCAGTGCTCAAACATTATATGGGTCTAGTTTGCGGCCTTTGGGCCTTCCCTGAACGTTGCTCTCTCCCATTTGAGCAACGGGGAATGTAATCGATACTTTACCTTTAGCATATGTAAGCTTCTGGCATCGCCGCGGCTCGCCGACCCCCGCTGTATCCGGAGGCCGAAGACCAAGATGCCATGAAGAGTGTGTGTACCATATACATCATGCTTGCGTGTGCCATGGCTACCTGAAGAAGTGTAGGGAGGACGACTCCTCGTGCCTGATTGACTTCCTCCATCAGGTAAAGAAAGGGAAGAGAAGGTGGACTTTAAAATTTGTACAAAAAATGGCTCGTATTTCACCTTGATGACATTCCTCTCTGTTATGCCTGGAAAGCCAGTGATTATTTTACTTGTGTACGGGAGTTACAAGAACAATTATAGCTCACCGGGCGAGGAGAGCTTTGTGCCCCCCCAATGCCTCTGTTGTTTGTTTGTGATTTTGCTTTGTACAATAAGTGGTAAAATCAGATAAAGGCTGCGATAAAATGTTGAGTATTGCTCCTAATCGGTATTCTCCATTGCCGCGAGCGAGTCTTTCTGACGATCTGTGCTTGCATTCAACATCATTACCCGTGGCGTCTAGAGctgttagagcatctccagcggtTCCTCAAAGCCGTTATAGCACACTTTTTCTACTGGTAACTTAGGCCGGTTGCTCCAGAAGTCCAGATCACGCCAGGCAGGAAAATTAGGCGGGACGCCGTTGCTTGTACATGCTGGAGCGTTTTataaggggggggggggggggggggggggggggggagaaaaAAATCCCGGGCTTTCAAAAAAAGGGACCCGTTTTTATAAACCCGGGGGGGAACCCCCCCGGAAAAAAGGNNNNNNNNNNNNNNNNNNNNNNNNNNNNNNNNNNNNNNNNNNNNNNNNNNNNNNNNNNNNNNNNNNNNNNNNNNNNNNNNNNNNNNNNNNNNNNNNNNNNGagagaaaaaaatccaccccccCACCCTATTTTCACCTATCTTACTACACGAAACGGGGTGCTGTGGGCGGGGGTGGTACGACGACTGACGCACCGTTTCATATCAACCCGTGCGGAACTCCCACGTGAAAAACGTGACGGCGCCGACCCCTATGCCACCGCGCTGCCCCCCTTGCGGCCCTGCCTTGCGCAGCTGAGCTAAAGAGCAGGCGTGCAGGACACGCACAGTCGACGGACTTCCTCCTGATAGGCTGATACCGTGCGTGTAGTACTATGGCTGTTAGCACGTGATGACTGATCACCGATGAGTGAGATGCTGACCCCATCGTCCCAGGCGGGCCGAGGGACGGAGGGAGGCATGGAGGCAGCGAAGCCGAGTTGGCTGGCGACCCCGCGCCGCGTATATATAGGGCGCGTGTGGTGTGGCTCGTCTAGCTCCGACTTCATCTGACACCGTACTATTCCATCACCGTTCATGCACTGTTCATTGGAGCtaaatttctctctcctcttcctccctctcgtagccggcggaggagctggaggagccacAAATTATGGTTCcttcggctccggctcctctgaCGGGATAGTGCTGCTGtcaggaggagccggagcccccTGAAGCTCAGCCAAATTGGCCCATAAAACTCCCGCTGCTTCCATGGCTCCTCCTCCAGTCCAGCGCGGCAGCACCTGGCCTCACCAGCACGGTAGCAATTGACGCAAAACTAGCCAGCAGCCACCATCCAATCCAATGGTCGCATCCACGTCGCACCCGCTATCCGCCACAGTGTTCGCGCCTCTTGCGCACCGCAGGTTTGGTGCCCTCCCAGACCTGAAGTTCGCCCCGACCTCCCTTCACTCCTCCGTGTACCACCGGTGATCCGCTCACCAAGGTCCTTATTCTCTCATGTAACACAAGTAGAAATGCAAATTTTCTACTTGATGAACATCACACCAAACTATCGACCTCGAAGAACCTATAAACAAAGTGTCACTTTTGAATTATTTAACCCAAACCTCCAAGAAATCGTGTGTTTGAACACTCTTTGTCTTTTGCTTGAGTCTTGTCAAATGAATCGTCAATCTCCCGCACCACTCTTCTCTCGTTAAAAGAGGGATGGCAAAACAGCTTACTCTAACATGCGATGGTCAGGAAATGGACAGCAGAGGTGAGGGCGTCTCGAAACGTGTTCGGGAACTACTTCCAGGTTGCAACCTATGGCGAGTCTCATGGAGGCGGTATTGGTTGTGTTATCAGTGGTTGTCCACCTCGAATTCCGCTCACCGAGGTAGACGTGCAAGTCGAACTCGATCGAAGGTGTGTTACTTAATTTCAAATTTCATCAAGTTGGTTTCTATGAACGTTAGACTACGCGTAACTATAACACAATATGGAAGTCAAAACATATTTCTTAAGATCATTTCTACGATATCCACTGATATGAAAGATTTTGGTTGTATAGACGGCCAGGTCAGAGCAGAATAAGCTCCTCAAGAAAGGAGGCAAGGCGGTACGCTCTGCTCTCTCGCGACCTCTACTCTAATCAAAAGACTGAAGGGCCCCTACGGAAGATGAAAAAGGTGAAGACTGAAATGAGAAAGGAAGGACTTCGGCAAGACGACTTCGGTTCACACGTGAAAGTGCTTCGAAAGGTGTCAGCAGGTGCACGGAGCCGGAGCCAGCATGTTCGCCCGCTAGGCCGAGTGTTCGCCCACTTTAGAGTCTTCTTAGAGACTCAATCAGTATCCGCCCCAGCAAGAAAACGGCTACGCATTATTGTACTAACGCGCGACGGAACAAGAAAACGTATGCGTGTGTACGGAAGCGCAACGGCTTTCGCGCTCATCTCTTGCTTCAAAACTAAAACCTGATACATGCAAAAATCTTTCAGGTACATATTGTCGTCCATaaatctatggacccaccagaaggtttggacagtcctagatacggaTTGTATATCAAGACatgttagacatggagactatggtggaggatggcgtggtctacgtggaggatgagaactagtcgaggattaggaaactactcgtagcaattagagtagggctctctagtcgaatccgactagtattcttgtaaacaaccaacctATAACACTACCCTCGGTAATATAAgatgaggtagggaccccctccaaacaagttcgataatacaatccaaccaacacatgaTGTTAGCATGTATTCGTATGCTGGGAGGGATATCAAATGGTGAAATTATACACTTTAAAGTATCAGCCGctaaacagtgttttcctctcacaacaaatcagccatttcagctttttAGCTGGCttataagttgaagcgaacaggcccaaggCATTCCCGCTCAATAAACTTCCTTATTATGGTAGCGCTAATGTCATTATGAAACGCTTTTTCGAACGATGAGCAAGGCGATGTTGTCGATGTCATGGCATCCACAATTTTGTGAAACTATACTTGATAACGGAATATTTGTAGGAGAACAGAACATTATGTGTGCCTTACATAGAGCGGGTCATATGAGGCTTGGTACTTGTGGATAGCCTATGTAGTTATTTACCTGCAATATTCCACTCATTTTCAGATGAAACAAAATACCGTGTCAAGGGAGCATCAGAATGTTGAGCTTTTCGCAAGGGGTCGCCATGCTC encodes the following:
- the LOC101785784 gene encoding probable E3 ubiquitin-protein ligase LOG2, with product MGNAGSNGGGAAPGHRRRSSSHGHGHHHQAPPPPPPQEAAPNRYVFAAATPYPPQYPNPNPPQHYPQYNYYPPPPPSVPVPLPAPYDHHHRPPTAAAGEFPPPPPAHPHHYPGWAGRYPSYGPHLPMPTPYVEHQKAVTIRNDVNLKKETLRIEPDEECPGRFLVSFTFDATVAGSMTVYFFAKEELNCNLTAVKEDLIKPVTVSFKEGLGQKFRQPSGTGIDFSVFEESDLLKQGEMDVYPLAVKAETALSVDPPLEGEDQKMKTPNSQITQAVFEKKENGEYQVRVVCQILWVNGTRYELQEIYGIGNSMEGDTDANDPGKECVICLSEPRDTTVLPCRHMCMCSECAKVLRYQTTRCPICRQPVERLLEIKVSNRSEDQQQAPQSPPRPPPTPQQEDVHP